A section of the Schistosoma haematobium chromosome ZW, whole genome shotgun sequence genome encodes:
- the TCF25_3 gene encoding Transcription factor 25, variant 3 (EggNog:ENOG410VAJ2~COG:K): MSSRVLRKLKKDSENSLDDNNNFSDNDDPITGGSVFSEFSNCFPSQLITIPSSDDNPQDHCESFKSKKRRKKKNKQKDKTGITYQLGNIKLPNDPGIADQNKQIMLENLVVCLGQKLSVGPKHIYEENEVASNVVCLYR; this comes from the exons ATGTCTTCCCGGGTATTACGTAAACTGAAGAAAGATTCTGAAAATTCGCttgatgacaataataattttagTGATAATGACGATCCCATCACCGGAGGTTCTGTTTTCTCCGAA ttcagtaattgttttcCCTCACAGTTGATAACTATTCCTTCCTCTGATGACAATCCTCAGGATCATTGTGAATCTTTTAAATCCAAAAAGcggagaaagaaaaaaaataagcaAAAGGAC aaaactggaataacctaccaatTAGGTAATATAAAACTTCCAAATGACCCAGGGATTGCTGATCAAAATAAACAA ATCATGTTGGAGAACTTAGTCGTTTGTTTGGGTCAGAAGTTATCGGTGGGTCCGAAACATATTTACGAAGAAAACGAAGTCGCGTCAAACGTGGTATGCTTGTATCGATAA
- the TCF25_3 gene encoding Transcription factor 25 (EggNog:ENOG410VAJ2~COG:K~BUSCO:EOG091G0HZK), translated as MSSRVLRKLKKDSENSLDDNNNFSDNDDPITGGSVFSEFSNCFPSQLITIPSSDDNPQDHCESFKSKKRRKKKNKQKDKTGITYQLGNIKLPNDPGIADQNKQVIDLLKVNIKMLDHVGELSRLFGSEVIGGSETYLRRKRSRVKRGMLVSIKSTWPPTVRIGLSMEPLGCGSYTFVHSKEYQNIQRSFYNALESMNPNNLSSILYENPYHIDSLLQLSEIMMHQEDTTVGTDLLERALHAFQSAFHPSFNPFNGSCRLDFKRQVNRGLFVALFRYILKISERGCHRSALEYCKLLLSLDYEDDPLTVLLMIDRYAIYSRQYSFLIDLYDSLNGSRNLYLLPNFGLSIPLARKLIGEDPEKCDKNKMSVDESLQDALVMFPGFVSRLLKHTSIGGITNLEKSILFGREVLLSESDSLGCLLSLYVARMHPLWSSPNVLPWLEKNIATVLNLVEPKQLHLSESNTIDPRLSEYSKRRKTLYPVFPPKILRHLILSEVSEAPPILPRNLTSSPIYTFDPLPPRSSINIYDPEEERRRVRETMAGSGFLNGLLSSFLPSSSINAELALRGPSGTPTVNETASGSIGGIVRSAAETFSATLRQVLDMIDIRTVGLEYEDNNHNNSSDEAP; from the exons ATGTCTTCCCGGGTATTACGTAAACTGAAGAAAGATTCTGAAAATTCGCttgatgacaataataattttagTGATAATGACGATCCCATCACCGGAGGTTCTGTTTTCTCCGAA ttcagtaattgttttcCCTCACAGTTGATAACTATTCCTTCCTCTGATGACAATCCTCAGGATCATTGTGAATCTTTTAAATCCAAAAAGcggagaaagaaaaaaaataagcaAAAGGAC aaaactggaataacctaccaatTAGGTAATATAAAACTTCCAAATGACCCAGGGATTGCTGATCAAAATAAACAAGTGATAGATTTGCTAAAAGTAAATATCAAGATGCTAGATCATGTTGGAGAACTTAGTCGTTTGTTTGGGTCAGAAGTTATCGGTGGGTCCGAAACATATTTACGAAGAAAACGAAGTCGCGTCAAACGTGGTATGCTTGTATCGATAAAGTCCACTTGGCCACCTACTGTTCGAATTGGCTTGAGTATGGAACCTTTGGGTTGTGGTTCATATACTTTCGTACACAGTAAAGAATATCAAAATATCCAGAGGTCATTTTACAATGCTTTAGAATCCATGAATCCAAATAATTTGAGT AGTATATTATATGAAAATCCTTATCACATAGATTCTTTACTACAGTTGAGCGAAATAATGATGCACCAGGAAGATACGACTGTAGGTACTGATCTTCTGG AACGCGCACTCCATGCTTTTCAATCAGCTTTCCATCCATCCTTTAATCCATTCAACGGTTCTTGTCGTCTAGACTTTAAGCGTCAAGTCAATCG TGGTTTGTTTGTAGCACTTTTCCGCTATATCTTGAAAATTAGTGAACGGGGCTGTCATCGAAGTGCACTGGAATATTGCAAATTATTGTTAAG TCTTGATTATGAAGATGATCCTTTGACAGTCCTACTCATGATAGATCGTTATGCTATTTACTCCAGGCAATATAGTTTCCTAATTGATTTATATGATAGCCTAAAT ggttcgcgcAACTTGTACTTGCTTCCCAATTTTGGTTTATCTATACCATTGGCTCGTAAGTTGATTGGTGAAGATCCAGAGAAATGTGATAAAAACAAGATGAGTGTGGATGAATCT TTGCAAGATGCTTTAGTCATGTTTCCCGGATTTGTGTCGCGCTTACTTAAACATACAAGTATCGGGGGTATTACAAATCTTGAAAAATCTATCCTTTTTGGAAGAGAAGTTCTATTGAG TGAATCAGATAGTCTTGGTTGTTTACTAAGTCTATATGTCGCTCGCATGCATCCTCTTTGGTCCTCACCCAACGTCCTTCCGTGGCTGGAAAAAAATATTGCGACTGTTTTAAATTTGGTTGAACCTAAACAATTGCATCTTTCTGAGTCTAACACTATTGATCCACGTCTTTCTGAATATTCCAAAAG ACGAAAAACTCTTTATCCTGTTTTCCCACCGAAGATTTTGAGGCACCTGATTTTGTCCGAAGTTTCTGAAGCTCCACCCATTTTACCCCGA AATTTAACAAGTTCACCTATCTATACATTTGATCCTCTTCCACCCAGAAGTTCTATCAATATTTACGATCCAGAGGAAGAAAG ACGTCGCGTTCGTGAAACTATGGCTGGAAGTGGATTTCTCAACGGTCTTCTATCATCATTCTTACCCTCAAGCTCTATAAATGCTGAATTGGCTCTTCGTGGTCCTTCTGGTACACCAACAGTCAATGAAACTGCTTCTGGTAGTATTGGTGGAATCGTACGTTCAGCAGCGGAAACGTTCTCTGCTACTCTTAGACAAGTGTTAGATATGATTGATATTCGTACAGTTGGCTTGGAGTACgaagataataatcataataattcttCTGATGAAGCTCCTTAA
- the TCF25_3 gene encoding Transcription factor 25, variant 2 (EggNog:ENOG410VAJ2~COG:K~BUSCO:EOG091G0HZK) → MDFFCYLIVMSSRVLRKLKKDSENSLDDNNNFSDNDDPITGGSVFSEFSNCFPSQLITIPSSDDNPQDHCESFKSKKRRKKKNKQKDKTGITYQLGNIKLPNDPGIADQNKQVIDLLKVNIKMLDHVGELSRLFGSEVIGGSETYLRRKRSRVKRGMLVSIKSTWPPTVRIGLSMEPLGCGSYTFVHSKEYQNIQRSFYNALESMNPNNLSSILYENPYHIDSLLQLSEIMMHQEDTTVGTDLLERALHAFQSAFHPSFNPFNGSCRLDFKRQVNRGLFVALFRYILKISERGCHRSALEYCKLLLSLDYEDDPLTVLLMIDRYAIYSRQYSFLIDLYDSLNGSRNLYLLPNFGLSIPLARKLIGEDPEKCDKNKMSVDESLQDALVMFPGFVSRLLKHTSIGGITNLEKSILFGREVLLSESDSLGCLLSLYVARMHPLWSSPNVLPWLEKNIATVLNLVEPKQLHLSESNTIDPRLSEYSKRRKTLYPVFPPKILRHLILSEVSEAPPILPRNLTSSPIYTFDPLPPRSSINIYDPEEERRRVRETMAGSGFLNGLLSSFLPSSSINAELALRGPSGTPTVNETASGSIGGIVRSAAETFSATLRQVLDMIDIRTVGLEYEDNNHNNSSDEAP, encoded by the exons atggat TTCTTTTGTTATTTGATCGTAATGTCTTCCCGGGTATTACGTAAACTGAAGAAAGATTCTGAAAATTCGCttgatgacaataataattttagTGATAATGACGATCCCATCACCGGAGGTTCTGTTTTCTCCGAA ttcagtaattgttttcCCTCACAGTTGATAACTATTCCTTCCTCTGATGACAATCCTCAGGATCATTGTGAATCTTTTAAATCCAAAAAGcggagaaagaaaaaaaataagcaAAAGGAC aaaactggaataacctaccaatTAGGTAATATAAAACTTCCAAATGACCCAGGGATTGCTGATCAAAATAAACAAGTGATAGATTTGCTAAAAGTAAATATCAAGATGCTAGATCATGTTGGAGAACTTAGTCGTTTGTTTGGGTCAGAAGTTATCGGTGGGTCCGAAACATATTTACGAAGAAAACGAAGTCGCGTCAAACGTGGTATGCTTGTATCGATAAAGTCCACTTGGCCACCTACTGTTCGAATTGGCTTGAGTATGGAACCTTTGGGTTGTGGTTCATATACTTTCGTACACAGTAAAGAATATCAAAATATCCAGAGGTCATTTTACAATGCTTTAGAATCCATGAATCCAAATAATTTGAGT AGTATATTATATGAAAATCCTTATCACATAGATTCTTTACTACAGTTGAGCGAAATAATGATGCACCAGGAAGATACGACTGTAGGTACTGATCTTCTGG AACGCGCACTCCATGCTTTTCAATCAGCTTTCCATCCATCCTTTAATCCATTCAACGGTTCTTGTCGTCTAGACTTTAAGCGTCAAGTCAATCG TGGTTTGTTTGTAGCACTTTTCCGCTATATCTTGAAAATTAGTGAACGGGGCTGTCATCGAAGTGCACTGGAATATTGCAAATTATTGTTAAG TCTTGATTATGAAGATGATCCTTTGACAGTCCTACTCATGATAGATCGTTATGCTATTTACTCCAGGCAATATAGTTTCCTAATTGATTTATATGATAGCCTAAAT ggttcgcgcAACTTGTACTTGCTTCCCAATTTTGGTTTATCTATACCATTGGCTCGTAAGTTGATTGGTGAAGATCCAGAGAAATGTGATAAAAACAAGATGAGTGTGGATGAATCT TTGCAAGATGCTTTAGTCATGTTTCCCGGATTTGTGTCGCGCTTACTTAAACATACAAGTATCGGGGGTATTACAAATCTTGAAAAATCTATCCTTTTTGGAAGAGAAGTTCTATTGAG TGAATCAGATAGTCTTGGTTGTTTACTAAGTCTATATGTCGCTCGCATGCATCCTCTTTGGTCCTCACCCAACGTCCTTCCGTGGCTGGAAAAAAATATTGCGACTGTTTTAAATTTGGTTGAACCTAAACAATTGCATCTTTCTGAGTCTAACACTATTGATCCACGTCTTTCTGAATATTCCAAAAG ACGAAAAACTCTTTATCCTGTTTTCCCACCGAAGATTTTGAGGCACCTGATTTTGTCCGAAGTTTCTGAAGCTCCACCCATTTTACCCCGA AATTTAACAAGTTCACCTATCTATACATTTGATCCTCTTCCACCCAGAAGTTCTATCAATATTTACGATCCAGAGGAAGAAAG ACGTCGCGTTCGTGAAACTATGGCTGGAAGTGGATTTCTCAACGGTCTTCTATCATCATTCTTACCCTCAAGCTCTATAAATGCTGAATTGGCTCTTCGTGGTCCTTCTGGTACACCAACAGTCAATGAAACTGCTTCTGGTAGTATTGGTGGAATCGTACGTTCAGCAGCGGAAACGTTCTCTGCTACTCTTAGACAAGTGTTAGATATGATTGATATTCGTACAGTTGGCTTGGAGTACgaagataataatcataataattcttCTGATGAAGCTCCTTAA